A genomic window from Cryobacterium sp. SO2 includes:
- a CDS encoding globin encodes MTDPQAAEPTSQPASAQGPVLIPVTGPSGVHLRSGENGASLGPSFYQDVGGRPFFEKLVAEFYRGVAGDPVLKPMYPEEDLGPAAERLTGFLEQYWGGPGTYSEQRGHPRLRQRHQPFKVNPDARDRWLLHMKAAVDSCELPPLQRATLWDYLERAAHAMVNTFDE; translated from the coding sequence ATGACTGATCCGCAGGCCGCCGAACCGACCAGCCAGCCCGCATCCGCCCAGGGCCCCGTTCTCATCCCCGTGACCGGCCCGTCCGGTGTGCACCTCCGCTCGGGCGAGAACGGCGCGTCACTCGGCCCGTCGTTCTATCAGGACGTGGGAGGCCGGCCGTTCTTCGAGAAGCTCGTCGCCGAGTTCTACCGCGGCGTGGCCGGCGACCCCGTGCTCAAGCCGATGTATCCGGAAGAGGACCTGGGCCCCGCTGCCGAGCGGCTCACCGGATTCCTCGAGCAGTACTGGGGCGGCCCAGGCACCTACAGCGAGCAGCGTGGCCACCCGCGTCTGCGCCAGCGGCACCAGCCGTTCAAGGTGAACCCGGATGCCCGCGACCGCTGGCTGCTGCACATGAAGGCCGCCGTGGACTCCTGCGAGCTGCCCCCGTTGCAGCGCGCCACGCTCTGGGACTACCTCGAGCGGGCCGCGCACGCTATGGTCAACACCTTCGACGAGTAA